From the Candidatus Woesearchaeota archaeon genome, one window contains:
- a CDS encoding AsnC family transcriptional regulator, whose translation MARKASRNVEKDSKNAGSSQLDGKDRKILSILFNDARKSIADISRETGIKRDSVAYRIQKMQENGLLRFNAYIDMKQLGFAAASILILNLQNFSAEKEKQLREFLKSSGEAVEVKFLSGSSDYMVKIIAQNQDELNLFIRKLRTGFAGIIKEMELSNVVEEIYKMPLP comes from the coding sequence GTGGCGAGAAAAGCAAGCAGGAATGTGGAAAAAGATAGCAAAAATGCGGGCAGTAGCCAGCTTGACGGCAAAGACAGGAAGATTCTCTCAATCTTGTTTAACGATGCCAGGAAAAGCATAGCTGATATCTCGAGGGAAACTGGCATTAAAAGGGACAGCGTGGCTTACAGGATCCAGAAAATGCAGGAAAATGGGCTGCTGCGGTTTAATGCATATATTGACATGAAGCAGCTTGGATTTGCCGCGGCGAGCATACTCATCCTCAATCTCCAGAATTTTAGCGCGGAAAAGGAAAAACAGCTTAGGGAATTTCTAAAATCATCAGGGGAAGCAGTTGAAGTGAAATTCCTTTCAGGCAGCAGCGATTACATGGTGAAGATAATCGCGCAAAACCAGGACGAGCTCAATTTGTTCATACGAAAATTAAGGACTGGGTTTGCCGGAATAATAAAAGAGATGGAGCTTAGCAATGTCGTGGAGGAAATTTACAAAATGCCTCTGCCGTAG
- a CDS encoding PRC-barrel domain-containing protein, with translation MKKITETYDMKVFTDDGDYFGDVEEVIISHNKVNGWRVRATKNSFLSKVLGSAKGVIVPHELVKSIGDIAIISKSAVPSYGPEEEEEK, from the coding sequence ATGAAAAAAATTACCGAGACATATGACATGAAGGTTTTCACTGATGATGGCGACTATTTTGGGGACGTGGAGGAAGTTATTATCAGCCACAACAAGGTTAATGGCTGGAGAGTCAGGGCAACAAAGAATTCCTTCCTGAGCAAGGTGCTTGGCAGCGCAAAAGGCGTGATTGTGCCGCACGAGCTTGTCAAGAGCATTGGCGACATAGCAATAATCAGCAAGAGCGCAGTGCCATCTTACGGGCCAGAAGAGGAGGAAGAGAAGTAA
- a CDS encoding TraB/GumN family protein, with protein MPSHKTDKAMPATIHIIGTSHISRQSMKEIGQYIEAEKPGLVAIELDHRRFHALQQKNRKPGLSGIPKIGLKGFVFGMLGYWAEKKLGEAVGVSPGSEMLHAIKLAKKHQLRIAFIDQDIEITLRRLSAELTWREKWNFLVDLCKGIFSGKKQMKELGMEGFDLNKVPDKVLIEKLMAKVKERYPSIYKVLVKERNTIMARNIMTLASFNPGMKILAIVGAGHEDGIKEIIRKSSHGKIDYTFSIDVAGQKVSLG; from the coding sequence ATGCCAAGCCACAAAACAGACAAGGCAATGCCGGCAACCATCCACATAATTGGCACTTCGCATATTTCCAGGCAGAGCATGAAGGAGATAGGGCAATATATAGAGGCGGAAAAGCCAGGCCTTGTGGCCATTGAGCTGGACCACCGCAGGTTTCATGCTCTGCAGCAGAAAAATCGCAAGCCCGGGCTTAGCGGCATCCCTAAAATCGGGCTAAAAGGATTTGTATTTGGCATGCTTGGATATTGGGCGGAAAAAAAGCTCGGCGAGGCAGTGGGCGTCAGCCCGGGGAGCGAAATGCTGCACGCAATTAAGCTGGCTAAAAAGCACCAGCTCAGGATTGCCTTCATTGATCAGGACATTGAAATCACCCTCAGGCGGCTTTCAGCGGAGCTTACCTGGCGTGAGAAATGGAATTTTCTTGTTGACTTGTGCAAGGGCATATTCTCCGGCAAGAAGCAGATGAAAGAACTGGGCATGGAGGGGTTTGACCTCAATAAAGTGCCTGACAAAGTCCTAATTGAGAAGCTCATGGCCAAAGTAAAAGAGAGGTATCCGTCTATATATAAAGTGCTTGTCAAGGAAAGAAACACCATCATGGCAAGGAATATTATGACATTGGCCTCATTCAATCCTGGGATGAAAATACTCGCAATTGTGGGCGCTGGCCACGAAGACGGGATTAAGGAAATCATCCGCAAAAGCAGCCATGGCAAGATTGACTACACCTTCTCAATTGATGTGGCAGGGCAGAAAGTTTCGCTTGGATAA
- a CDS encoding DEAD/DEAH box helicase, with protein sequence MLKDFTPRLYQETIFSTCNEKNTLVVLPTGMGKTGIVVMLAAQRLRNYPNSKILFLAPTKPLAEQHLNTFKRHLSLEAEEFAVMTGAISPEKRAALWKKSRLFFATPQGLENDIISGKIDLSQVSLLVFDEAHRATGDYAYNFVAKMYEKIAKYPRIIGLTASPGSDLEKINEVCQNLHIEDVEIRTPYDPDVKPYVQDIDIRWVYVDLPPEFLAVKKHLDECFRSKLRSLKTYAGQAIAKMNIVTKKDLIALQGHLHSLISQGQRDGNTLKAISLVAEAVKVQHALELLETQGITPLSIYMERLVTESSKTKVMAIRNLVSDEHFKSALILTRNLAEQGQEHPKLDRVKELVAKEMEKNTGQKIIVFNHYRDNAVKVVDELGKIPGAKPKLFVGQMKKGTTGMSQKKQIETLEEFKRGEFNIIVMTSIGEEGLDIPEVDLVVFYEAIPSAIRHIQRRGRTGRQKEGKVIVMVAKNTRDEAYKWTAFHKEKRMHTTLVQLKSKMGLKLDRKKTPTLQSFLKPADEQVIVHADVREKGSGVIKGLIDLNAKIELKSLEVCDYVVSKRCAIEFKTTYDFVDSIVDGRLLSQLKNMKQSYERPVVIVEGIEDIFSLRKVHPNAIRGMLATIAVSYGIPIMQTKTAKDSAALIYIIAKREQEEGERGFMPHGEKKPLSIKELQEYIVSSFPGVGGTLSKPLLKRFGSVKNIVNASEDDLQQVDLIGGKKAKAIREALDSEYESKK encoded by the coding sequence ATGCTTAAGGATTTTACGCCAAGGCTTTACCAGGAAACCATCTTCTCGACATGCAATGAGAAAAACACTTTGGTAGTCCTGCCCACGGGCATGGGAAAAACAGGCATTGTTGTCATGCTCGCTGCACAGCGCCTGAGAAATTATCCCAACTCAAAAATTCTTTTCCTTGCGCCCACAAAGCCATTGGCTGAGCAGCATCTCAATACTTTCAAGCGGCACCTTAGCCTGGAGGCTGAAGAGTTCGCAGTCATGACAGGCGCAATATCGCCTGAAAAACGGGCCGCGCTTTGGAAAAAATCAAGGCTTTTCTTTGCAACTCCGCAGGGCCTGGAAAATGACATTATCTCCGGGAAAATTGACCTTTCCCAGGTAAGCCTCCTTGTCTTCGATGAGGCCCATCGCGCAACTGGCGACTATGCCTACAATTTCGTTGCAAAAATGTATGAGAAAATCGCAAAATACCCGCGGATTATAGGGCTGACTGCCTCGCCTGGCAGCGATCTTGAGAAAATCAATGAAGTGTGCCAGAACCTTCACATTGAGGATGTGGAGATCAGGACGCCCTACGACCCTGATGTAAAGCCATATGTCCAGGATATTGACATCAGATGGGTCTATGTGGACCTGCCGCCGGAATTCCTTGCAGTGAAAAAGCACCTTGACGAATGCTTCAGGTCAAAGCTCAGGAGCCTGAAAACATACGCAGGCCAGGCAATTGCAAAAATGAACATTGTGACAAAAAAAGACCTCATCGCCCTGCAGGGGCACTTGCATTCATTGATCAGCCAGGGCCAGAGGGATGGCAACACGCTCAAGGCAATAAGCCTTGTTGCAGAAGCCGTGAAAGTCCAGCATGCCCTTGAGCTTCTGGAGACACAGGGAATAACACCGCTTTCAATCTACATGGAAAGGCTTGTCACGGAATCATCCAAGACAAAAGTAATGGCCATAAGGAATCTTGTTAGCGACGAGCATTTCAAATCAGCCCTGATTCTCACAAGGAACCTTGCCGAGCAGGGCCAGGAGCACCCCAAGCTGGACAGGGTCAAGGAACTGGTCGCCAAGGAAATGGAGAAAAACACTGGCCAAAAAATCATTGTCTTCAACCATTACCGCGACAATGCAGTCAAGGTTGTGGATGAGCTGGGTAAAATCCCCGGGGCAAAGCCCAAACTTTTTGTCGGCCAGATGAAGAAAGGCACAACCGGCATGAGCCAGAAAAAGCAGATTGAAACGCTTGAGGAGTTCAAGCGCGGTGAATTCAACATTATTGTCATGACATCCATCGGCGAGGAAGGCCTTGACATTCCTGAGGTGGATCTTGTTGTTTTCTACGAGGCAATTCCAAGCGCAATAAGGCACATCCAGAGAAGGGGAAGGACAGGCAGGCAAAAGGAGGGCAAGGTTATCGTGATGGTGGCAAAAAACACCCGGGATGAGGCCTACAAATGGACCGCGTTCCACAAGGAAAAAAGAATGCACACAACCCTTGTCCAGCTCAAGTCCAAGATGGGCCTCAAGCTTGACAGGAAGAAAACGCCGACATTGCAGAGCTTTCTCAAGCCGGCTGATGAGCAGGTTATTGTCCATGCAGATGTCAGGGAGAAGGGCTCAGGCGTGATCAAGGGGCTGATTGACCTTAATGCAAAGATTGAGCTGAAAAGCCTTGAAGTCTGCGATTACGTTGTCTCGAAAAGATGCGCAATTGAATTCAAGACAACCTACGACTTTGTTGACTCAATTGTCGACGGCAGGCTATTGTCCCAGCTGAAGAACATGAAGCAAAGCTATGAAAGGCCTGTTGTAATTGTGGAAGGCATAGAAGACATATTTTCTCTGCGAAAGGTCCACCCAAATGCCATCAGGGGGATGCTTGCAACAATAGCTGTGAGCTACGGCATTCCGATAATGCAGACTAAGACAGCAAAGGATTCCGCTGCGCTGATATACATAATTGCCAAGCGCGAGCAGGAGGAAGGGGAAAGGGGATTCATGCCGCACGGCGAGAAAAAGCCATTGTCCATTAAGGAATTGCAGGAATACATTGTTTCATCATTCCCGGGCGTGGGCGGGACCCTGAGCAAGCCTCTCCTGAAAAGGTTCGGCAGCGTGAAAAACATTGTCAATGCAAGCGAGGATGACTTGCAGCAGGTTGATTTAATCGGCGGGAAAAAAGCAAAGGCGATAAGGGAAGCATTGGATAGCGAATATGAATCAAAGAAATAA
- a CDS encoding zinc metalloprotease HtpX: MTNQIKTAILLALLTAILLWIGNFWGTAGLTIAFIFVLAMNGLSYFFSDRLVLRMYRAKEASKAENPGLHKMVENVCRKAEIPKPKIFLIPSEQPNAFATGRNPKHASIAFTKGILGILNEDELKGVISHEISHIKNRDILIGTVAATIAGVIGYVAMLARWGAIFGGIGGRDDRNGGGWVELIVLGILMPLIATLIQLAISRSREYLADETGARTVHDSKHLASALQKIEAESKRIPMRLGNPETAHLFISSPFKLSGLLSLLSTHPPVKERVKRLNKLKF, from the coding sequence ATAACCAACCAGATAAAAACAGCAATACTGCTTGCCCTGCTGACAGCGATTTTGCTTTGGATAGGGAATTTTTGGGGAACGGCAGGGCTGACAATTGCATTTATTTTTGTCCTTGCCATGAACGGCCTGTCGTATTTTTTCTCTGACAGGCTTGTGCTGAGAATGTACCGCGCAAAGGAGGCCAGCAAGGCTGAGAATCCGGGATTGCACAAGATGGTCGAGAATGTCTGCAGAAAAGCTGAAATCCCAAAGCCAAAGATATTCCTGATACCAAGCGAGCAGCCAAATGCCTTTGCAACCGGAAGAAACCCAAAGCATGCATCAATTGCTTTTACCAAGGGAATTCTTGGGATTTTGAATGAGGATGAGCTTAAAGGAGTCATCTCGCATGAGATTAGCCATATCAAAAACAGGGACATCCTGATTGGGACAGTTGCAGCGACAATTGCTGGAGTAATCGGCTATGTTGCCATGCTTGCAAGGTGGGGAGCTATTTTTGGAGGCATCGGAGGAAGGGATGACAGGAATGGAGGGGGATGGGTTGAGCTTATTGTGCTCGGGATACTGATGCCGCTGATTGCCACGCTTATCCAGTTGGCAATATCAAGGAGCAGGGAATACCTGGCAGATGAAACAGGAGCCAGGACAGTGCATGATTCCAAGCATCTCGCATCAGCCCTGCAAAAGATAGAAGCTGAATCAAAAAGAATCCCGATGAGGCTCGGCAACCCTGAGACCGCGCACCTGTTTATTTCAAGCCCGTTCAAGCTGAGTGGGCTGTTGAGCCTGCTTTCCACACATCCGCCTGTCAAGGAAAGAGTGAAGAGACTTAATAAGCTGAAGTTCTAA